AGCGCGGACGGGTTAGCGAACCACGCTCCACACTGAGGATCCTCTACCGGATAAATACTTCCCGGGCCTTGGGAACTGGAGCATTTTGGAGAAGAAAAACGGGGGATCATGGACGTTGTCCTGCGAACACCAGGTGTAGACGAGCTCGGCGAGATCTGCAGCGTTTTGGCGAAGTGGCAGCACGACAGGGAACCGCTGCAGCTACACCCAGGCGATCTGGGCTGGTACTCCCTGCGAGGGCCAGCCGCCACTGCCGCTGCGACGCGCGTGTGGTCTCAGGGCGACACGACCCTTGCCATTGCCCTTCTCGACGGTCCCGAGCTGTTGCGGTTCGCCATTGATCCGACGCGGCGCCAAGATGCACGCCTTGCCCTTCGCATCGTTGCTGACGTCAACAACCCGATGGCCGGAATCCTCGGCGCAGGAGCAGCAACTATCGAGGCGCGCGGTGCGGTTGCCTTGATCGAGCAGCTTGCGCAGAACGATTGGGCGCCCCACGAACCGTGGACACCGCTCCACCACGATCTGGCAGCATCTCCCAAGGCGTCGGGCTTCGTCATTGAGACCGTGGAACCAGGTCACACCGCTGAGTGGGTGGCTGTGCACTGGTCGGCCTTCCGAGGCACCCCGATCCCGGACGAGCGCATCCAACATTTCGTGGACGGATGGCGTCTAGCTGCGGAAAGCCCCTTTCTCGACCTCGCGCGCATACTGTCCCTGCGATGCCGTGACGGTCAGGTCGTCGCCGTCGCCGCGGTGTGGTCGGCTGGCGAAGGGCGTCCTGGACTGATCGAACCGCTGGCAGTACATCAGGAACACCGCGGTCGCGGATACGGCACAGTCATGACAAAGGCGGCAGTCGACGAGCTCCGGCAAATGGGATCATCCAGCGCCGTTGTTTGCGCGGAGACCTCTAACGCGGGAGCCGTCGCCACCTACCTGGCGGCAGGATTCACAGCGCACCCGGAAGTCACCGACTGGCACCGAAGTGTCTGACGCCTGAGCGATGCCACCCAAAATAGCCCTGCCGCCCGGCCAGCCGGTCCTTCACTGGGACAGGTCTTACGCTGACCACTAAAATCACTGTGACTTCCGGCGTGAACGCACATGAACCCGATGTGAGATGCTCATCTCCATGACTGTCCCGACACGCCTTCGACTCGCGGAAGTAAGCGACCTGCCTTTCATTTTCCGCCAGGAGCGCGAGTACATCGAGGCCATTGAACCGGATGCGCACCAGGGGTGGCTGGCAGCCCTGGACCTGAACCTCGCGTTCTGGATCGAGTGCCTTCCCCAGACGCTCTTCTGCGTCGATGCAGACGGACATCCCCTCGGGTATGCGATGTGGAGCCTCGATGGTGACACCGCGACCCTGGTCTCGATCAATGTCCTCGGCAGCCGTCGTCGCCAAGGACTCGGCCGGCTCCTCCTGGATGCGTTCGAACAGAGGGTCTGCCCAAGCGGAGCCCGCGTTGCGGAGCTCGGTGTTCACCGCACCAACCAGGCACGCCTGCTCTATCAGGGCGCGGGCTATGAGACCACGGGCCAGGACGGCGAGTATGTGTTGTTCAGCAAAATCCTCAGAGAATTCTGACTCGAGCAAAATACGGTTTAAATGCGCCTATCTGCGTTCGAGGGCTTCGGCGGCAAGTACCTCGCTGCGGCATACTTCCATTTCAAGCGCATCCTGATTGTCGCTAACGCGGAAGCTCACGCCGGTTTCCTGGAACCCAAGGCTGGCGTAGAGGCAGCGGGCCGGCGTGTTGTGAGCGTAGACGTGCAGTTTCATTGTCGGCAGGCCGGTGAGCCGGAAGCCAGCCCGTGTGGTGTGCTGCACCAGTTCACGTCCCAGGCTTTGGCCCCTGCGCTGTGGATCCACAATGATGTAGCCCAATCTCATCATTCGGGCAGGCTGGTCCACCAGCAGCGATGCATGGCCAGTCATCTCACCACTGTCAGGATCCACCGCGGACCAGTACCGTCGTTGTGGATTGCCCAGATAAGTGCGCAGTTGTCGGTCCGTGAGAGGCCAGGTGAACGTTGGCCCCGACCACAGCATCATTTCTTCCTTGGTACTTACCCAGGCGCGCAGCTGTGCAAGGTCATCGAAGGATGTCGGTCGAAACTTCACAACTTGATCGTAGGGGCAACCCGCATCCCTTCTGGCTCTTTGGCCCGCGAGCCCTCGGATCGGCCTTGTTCTGTGTGCCGGGATGAGCCGCCGGCATGACGATTCCGGTCACACGCCGATGACCATGGCCTCGGCGGGAAAACGACAAAAGGGCAACTTGCGTTAATGTGCTCATGACTCGCCCTAAAGCACCTGTGGGCGATCCCCTGGTCGCCGGAACCAAAACCGGATCACCCCCTTAGGAGCGATCCGGTTTTACGATATTCACGAAATAAAGCAGTGCACCGCAGGCGCGGCAGAGTTTCCGAACTTACACGCGGTGCGTGCTGGCCAGTGGGCATGCCCACGTATCGACCCCGCCGCGGCCCACCTTGTTGATATAGGCGGTGACGTCCTTCAAGGATTGGCCAAACGCGGTTTCGGTATACCGCACCCCCAGCTGATCACAGTGCTGGCGGACCAGCGGGGCGACTTTTCGCAGATTCGGGCGGGACATGGAGGGAAACAGGTGGTGTTCAACCTGGAAGTTCAGTCCTCCCATAAAGGTATCCACCCACCGGCCTCCGGTGATGTTGCGGCTCATCAATACCTGACGCCGCAGGAAATCGATGCCCGCGTCCCGCGGCGCGATCGGCATGCCGATGTGGTTCGGCGCGAAGGCAATCCCCATATACAGCCCGAAAACGGCGAGTTGGACGCCGATGAACGCTGCGCCCTTCCCCGGTGAAAGCACGAGGAAGACCAGCACCGCATAACTGACCAGACGCACAGCGATGAAGCTAAGTTCCACCCACCGCCGCTTGATCCGCCCCTTACCCAGTACCCGCTTGATGCCCTGCACGTGCAGGTTGACTCCCTCAAGCAGGAGTAGCGGGAAGAAAAAGTAACCCTGTTTGGTGGCAAGCCAGCGCGTCAAACGGTTCGTGCGCGCTTCGGCCGCCTCGGGGGTGAATGCCAGCACGCCGGGAGCGATGTCCGGATCCACGCCGATTTTGTTCGGTGCAGCGTGATGCTTGCTGTGTTTTGCATTCCACCAGCCAAGGCCCATGCCGGCGAAGAGATTAACCACGATCAGTGAGACCCACTCATTCCACTTCGGTGACACGAAGATCTGCCGGTGTGCGGCGTCGTGGCCCAGAAACGCGATCTGTGTCATCAACAACGCCAGCACCACCGCTGTCACCATCTGCCACCACGTGTCACCGAGCAGGATAAAAGCCAGGGCCAGCACCAGGCCCATCAGGGTTAATCCGATCAGCTTGGCCCAGTAATAGCCGTAATTCCGGCGCATATAGCCGGCTTCCTGAACCTGCCGGGTCAAAGCGGTGAAGTCGCTGAGATGCCGCTGGCGGGCCGGGCCAGCTGGCCGGTGTTTGCCTTTCGCACTCGAATCCACGCTGGTACCCGTCATAAGGGCGTCTTCCATAATTCACTCTCATATCGGCGGACAAAGTCCATGTCATATTAACGAACATCACCGGATCCGATCCTCCGCCTTTGGCTGGGAGCAGTCCGCATTCCGGCTGTTGTCCGGTCAGTCCTAAGCGTGCTTATCATATATGGAAGACGGCTTCCCCGTTTCATTGCCGGGGCAGAACGGTGTGCCGCGTCAGTTCATTTCAGTTCACTTCAGCCGGAAGGACGCGTCTTTCGCTGCAGCGAGTTTGCTCTGGACCTGCGGCCAGCACGGTCCCTCCTGGCAGGCAGAAGATCGCCGTCGAACTCCACCGCTCCCCTTTGAATCCCCAGCAGTGGGCGTGCCGCGACTTAGCTGGCGCTCAACCGTTGCTCGCGTTTGCGTCCGGCCCGGGCAGCGAGGAACAACAAGGATCCGACCACTATGTAGGCGGCGGCGCCGAGCCAGATGGTCCCGGTTTGTTGTGTGAGGAGGGCGACGCTCGCAATGATCGCGAGGATCGGCACGAACCGGGGGGCTGTGAAGTGGTCGTGATCGACTTTGTCCTTTTTGAGGACGAGGACGCTGACGTTGGCAGAAAGGAACACCAGGAGCAGGAGCAGCACGGTGGTTTCGGCCAATGAGGAGACATTTCCGGTGAGGGTAAGGACGATCGTCAATGCGGCAACGACAACAATGGAGACCCAGGGGGTGCGACGGCCCGGCAGCACGCGGGCAAAGGCCCGAGGGAGCAGTTCCGCTTCCGCCAATCCGTAGCCCACACGGCTGGCCATCACCATGAACAGCAGTGCTCCGTTGGCAATGGCGACCAGGGCGATGAGGCTGAATAGTCCCGGCGGGATTCCGACTTCGCTGGCGGCAACAACCTCGAGGAGAGGTCCGGTGGACTCGGCCAAGTCACCCGGGGGCATGACGATGACCGCCCCGAGAGCGATGAGGAGATAGACGACCCCTGCGGTGCAGATGGCGCCGAACAGTGCGCGGGGGTATGCCTTGGACGGGTTGCGCACTTCCTCGGCCATGTTTGCTGCCGCCTCGAAGCCGAGGAAAGAGAAAAAGGCGACGATCGATGCGGCGAAGGCGCCTTGGAACGGCGGTACGTCCGGTGCGAACTCAAGCAGCCGGGATGGGTCTCCGTTGCCGGAGGCGAGGACGATGGCGGCGACGACGATGACGATGACGAGACCGGTTACCTCGATGATGGAAGCTACGAGGTTTGCGGTGAGGGACTCTCGGACGCCGCGAAGGTTGATCAAGGTCAGCAAGATGATGAACACGACCGCTGCGGGGGCGGCTGGCACGTCGAGGAGCACCGTGAGGTAATCGCCCGCGAAGGCGTTCGCCAGGGCAGCGGCTGTGGTGATTCCGGAGGCCATCATCAGGAAGCCGACGAGGAATGACACGTAGGGGATGCCAAAAGCCCGGTCGGCGTAGCGCGCGGCTCCTCCGGCGTGCGGGTACTTGGTGATCAGTTCCGCGTATGTCGCGGCGGTGAGCAGCGCGACGACCAGTGCGATCAGCAGGGGTATCCAGATCGCGCCACCGACATCGGCCGCCATGGTACCTACGAGGGTGTAGATGCCGGCGCCGAGGGTGTCGCCCACGATAAACGCGAACAGCAGCGGTGTACCAATTGCCCGCTTCAGCCCGGTTGGTGGTTTTGATGTGGTCGTGCCGGGATCTTTCGTCATTGGGCTATTGGATTCCGTTTGCCGTCCCTGCGCAACTACTTGGGCGAAATCAAGTGCACCAAAGGGCTACTTGGGCGAAATCAAGTGCACCAAAGGGCGTTGAGGGCAGGTAGGCGACCAGCATTTACCGGATCGCAGGCCTAGAGTCGTTCACCCAGGAAGTGTTTCCGACAAGCCGGTGCCGGGTGAGTCGGACGCGGAGAGCCTCCGCCAAACAACCGATGTTGGTCGGAACTTCCGTGCCGGTGGGGATCCCTTGGCGGACACTTTCTCGGCCAGGACACCAGGCCTTGTTTTAAGAAGCGGGTGACTCGTGGGCGGCAAGTTCCTGGACCAATTCCATGCAACGCAGGCGGGCCGGAGAGAAGTCGTAGGGCATCATTCCGATGGCCTCGATGAGGCTCACGCGCTTTTCCCCTCTGCCGGCGCCTTGGCCGACCTCGTCCTCACCTTCATCAGCGGTAGCGGGGCGCAATGCCTCCCAAGAGTCGAAGAGCGCTTCGTCGCTCTGCGCCAGGCCGGAGTCCTCGATGACGGCTTGCAGCACCAGCTCGAAGGCGTGCCGTCTGGCAGCCACCTGTGCCACGCGGGGGTCGTCGACGGCGACCGTGTCATCGAGTGCCTCTTCGGCGGCATCAACGCGGTCGGATTCCTCCCGCAAACCCGGGTGGGTGGCAAAGGCGATGTAACGGCCGGCATTGACGGCCGCACCGAGCGGGCCGAAGATCCGTTCCATGACCAGCAGGTTGTCCAGGTCCGCCTGGCGCAGCGAGCCCTCGGGCAGGCCCTTGAGGCGGCCGGTGACGAAGTCGGAGAGTAGACCCATCCTGCCATCCGGGGTGCGCATGCGCTGCACGACCGTGTCGTCGCGGCCGCTGGCGGCACCGGCAAGAGCCGTGTCAGCAAAGACGTCACGGATGTCGTCCAAGGCGATCCCGGCGTCGGCCATCTTCTGGATCCACAGCAGCCGGATCATGTCTTCGTAGCCGTATCGGCAGCGGTCGTCGCTGTCCCGCTCGGGCTCGGGCAGCAGGCCAATCTCGTGGTAGTCACGGATCACCCCCGGCGTGGTGCCAACGAACGATGCCGCATCATCGATCTTGACCTGACGCGGCGGAATAAGGAGCCATGCATGAGCGGGCCTTCCTCAGTGGGACGGGACGTGAGTCCATCGAACCACATCATGCGACGGACGGCGCAACCCCAAATACCTCACCGCCGGAAGCTCAACCGCTCGGCTGATCCTAGGGGAATCATGATTGTTCTTTTTGCTCCTAGACGCAGAGGCCGACGATGTCCGTGGATTGGCGGACTGCCTTAGCAGATAGGGTGCACTCGTGAACAAGTTCATTCCAAAGAATCCGGTTGGGGTGATCGCCGCAGGGCGGCGGCACTCAGCCGGCGTGAATTCAGATGGCCCAGTGGTGGCCTAAACCGCACCAGGGTTTGAGCAACTGAGTTTTCGGCTATGTCCAGTGCGGATCAACGCTGAGGAACTTGGGAGCATACGAGAGAGTCGCTGGAAGTCTTCAAAGCAGCTCGTGCTTCATTTCCAGACTCCCCCGCACTAGGGGCATTCGAGGCCATCACCTTGCATGCGGCGGGCCTATCAAATGGGTCTATCGCGTTATTGTTGAATCTCGATGACATCGGTAGTCGCTTTCCCTTCGGTCAGGCTCGCCGGGCGAGGGCGGCCTCGATCTGGCGCACGGTGTCTTCCGGGTGTTCCACTTCGATGATGAGCCTGGTGAACTCGTCGTTTTCAACGGTGATGACAATCGCATTCTCGGGCTTGGCAACATCCCAGAAGACGCGTTCTCCCTATTGGGAGAAGGTGCCGCCAAGGTAACGACCATAGGCATCGGTCCCGAGAACTTTGATGCCCGGCCACTGCTTCGCGTTCTTGAGGCCGGGCCACCCGGTGGACAGAGCGGGATCGAAGGTTGCGCCTCGCACCTTCGCGAGCGGGATGGACAGTTCACTTTTCATCGTACCGAGCTTGCGGATTCCCTTGATCGTGACGACCAGATCGTCACCGGAAATACTTGCCGTGGCCATAGTTTCTCCTCTGTTCTGCTCCGGCGGTCGCCGGGAGTTAAAGTTCGCTGGGTTGAATACCTGCCCGAGTGGTCAACCGACGATAGATCTGCTCACTAGCTGGCATCCCTGTCCCGTCGAGCGCGGCAAGGCGGTCCCTGACGAGCTGGGCGACGTCGGGATCGTGCGCGGCACGTTCCCGGAGTGCGACGGTGACTAGGTCGAGGACGAGATCGCGATCACTGTCCTCGGATACCGCCTCATGCAACGCAAGCCGGAACAGTTCCGACTTGCTCCCGAAGGAACCGTAGAGACTCCCGCGGAGCAAGCCGGTCGCTGTGACAAGTTGCGTGATCGATGTGCCTTCGTATCCGCGGTCAGCGAACTCGCGCGCCGCACTGAGCAACACCGCTGTCCGATCAAATTTTGCTACACCAGCCATAAACTCAGACTACCCATGACTGAACGATCAGTCAAACATGGTCTCGAGTACCCCGTAGGACGATCGATCACCGCGCCAGCTTGGCGCCACTCTCTTGCTTCGAGAATCCCCAGCCGAGCCGCAGCGATACGTGGCTCGTTTGAGGAGCAACAGTCGGGCATTCAGGGAGCTTGGAAGTGCAGGAGGTATTCGCTCGTGGGTCCGACGCCTTGGGCCTGGTTGGCGTACCGTCTGACTATGGTTGCCAGTTCTCGCTGAAGTTCCTTCGCCTGGTCGCGGGTGAGCCGCCAATCAAATCCGGCAGTAAACACCGGAAATACGGTTTAGTCGTTGCCGATGGGAGCACGGGTGGCCTTTGTCGGACCCGAGACCATTAGGTCGGCGACAGCAAGGTATTGTCTGCGCTGTTTGTCTGCTTATAATCCGCAGACCAATTCTCTACACTGTAGACTCCAGGCGTAGACTTGCTGTCAAGCAAGGCTGCTTGTCATTCGGTGAGCAGGCCCGATCCAAACGACCAGGACGGATCCTCGATGGCATCCCCGAAAGAACAACCCACCTCGACCGGGCCGCGGAAGGTGCGGCTGAGCCGGGAGCTTGTACTCAAGACCGCCCTGGAACTGGTGGATGCCAACGGTCTGGAGGCCTTGAGCATGCGCCGGCTCGGCCAGGAACTGGGGTGCGATCCGATGAGCCTGTACCGGTACGCAGCGAACCGGGCAGCCCTGCTGGATGGGGTCACCGAGGCCGTAATGAATGAACTGTCCCTCTCTGCGGACGATCCAGACTGGCAGGTCCAGCTGCGCCGGATTGCCCATGACCTCCGGCTCCTGGCCCTGCGTCACCCCAATACGGTGCCGCTTCTGGTCACCAGGCCCCTGTCAACCCCGCTGGGCCTGCGCCCGCTGGGAACCCTGCGGCCGCTGGAGCAGATTCTGGGGCTGCTGATTGAGGCCGACTTCGAACCAACCGATGCGCTGCACGTTTACCGCGCCTTCTATGGGTTCGTCTACGGGCATATCCTGAATGATTTTCAGGAACTGGTCGTGGACGCTGACGAAAACGAAGCAACCCTGCGCCTGGGACTGCACCACTTGCCGGTGAAAGAGTTTCCTCATCTGCGGGCGCTGGGGCCTGTCCTTGCCGAGTACGACGGCGCTGCGGAGCTCGATCAAGGACTGACTATCCTGCTCTCGGGCTTGGCGGAGCAGCTCAAGGTCTCTGGGTCTGATGCAGTGCCGGCGGCTTCACAGCTGTGAGTCAAAACCAGATGTCACAGATCGCAGCTGACCTGCTGCGCGGCAGATAAGGAGCCCACCCGGTGGTTGCCCATCAGAGAACCGCAGCGGGCATGAACATTGCCGCCGCACGCTACCGTTTCAAGGAAAGCCTGTTCCTCTTTCCGGCCTTGGTTATGCTGGCCGGAATCGCGCTGGCACTTAGCGCCGCTGCCCTGGACAGAGCCCTCGGCCATGACACCGGTCTGCCGTTGACGCTGGCGATGAGCAGCAACGCCGCGACCTGGCTGCTGGCCACCGTGGCCGGTGCCATGATCACCACCGTAGGCGTCGTTTTCTCGCTGACCGTGGTCAGTCTGCAGCTGGCCAGCGACCAGTTTTCCCCGCGTGTGATGCGCTCGTTCATCCGTGACCGGTTGAGCCAAGGGGTTATCGGGCTTCTGGTGGGCACGTTCTTTTACTGCATCCTGATCCTGCCGACCCTCAGCGGGGAGCCCACCGACCCCGCACCGCGCATTTCCCTGACGGTGGCGGTTGTTCTGACGGTGGTGACCGTGGCAGGCATCATCGTGCATCTGGATCATCTGGCCAGGGGGCTGCAGGTCGGCAACCTGGCGC
This genomic interval from Arthrobacter sp. zg-Y820 contains the following:
- a CDS encoding GNAT family N-acetyltransferase, which encodes MDVVLRTPGVDELGEICSVLAKWQHDREPLQLHPGDLGWYSLRGPAATAAATRVWSQGDTTLAIALLDGPELLRFAIDPTRRQDARLALRIVADVNNPMAGILGAGAATIEARGAVALIEQLAQNDWAPHEPWTPLHHDLAASPKASGFVIETVEPGHTAEWVAVHWSAFRGTPIPDERIQHFVDGWRLAAESPFLDLARILSLRCRDGQVVAVAAVWSAGEGRPGLIEPLAVHQEHRGRGYGTVMTKAAVDELRQMGSSSAVVCAETSNAGAVATYLAAGFTAHPEVTDWHRSV
- a CDS encoding GNAT family N-acetyltransferase, which translates into the protein MTVPTRLRLAEVSDLPFIFRQEREYIEAIEPDAHQGWLAALDLNLAFWIECLPQTLFCVDADGHPLGYAMWSLDGDTATLVSINVLGSRRRQGLGRLLLDAFEQRVCPSGARVAELGVHRTNQARLLYQGAGYETTGQDGEYVLFSKILREF
- a CDS encoding GNAT family N-acetyltransferase, producing MKFRPTSFDDLAQLRAWVSTKEEMMLWSGPTFTWPLTDRQLRTYLGNPQRRYWSAVDPDSGEMTGHASLLVDQPARMMRLGYIIVDPQRRGQSLGRELVQHTTRAGFRLTGLPTMKLHVYAHNTPARCLYASLGFQETGVSFRVSDNQDALEMEVCRSEVLAAEALERR
- a CDS encoding acyl-CoA desaturase, producing the protein MEDALMTGTSVDSSAKGKHRPAGPARQRHLSDFTALTRQVQEAGYMRRNYGYYWAKLIGLTLMGLVLALAFILLGDTWWQMVTAVVLALLMTQIAFLGHDAAHRQIFVSPKWNEWVSLIVVNLFAGMGLGWWNAKHSKHHAAPNKIGVDPDIAPGVLAFTPEAAEARTNRLTRWLATKQGYFFFPLLLLEGVNLHVQGIKRVLGKGRIKRRWVELSFIAVRLVSYAVLVFLVLSPGKGAAFIGVQLAVFGLYMGIAFAPNHIGMPIAPRDAGIDFLRRQVLMSRNITGGRWVDTFMGGLNFQVEHHLFPSMSRPNLRKVAPLVRQHCDQLGVRYTETAFGQSLKDVTAYINKVGRGGVDTWACPLASTHRV
- a CDS encoding APC family permease, which encodes MTKDPGTTTSKPPTGLKRAIGTPLLFAFIVGDTLGAGIYTLVGTMAADVGGAIWIPLLIALVVALLTAATYAELITKYPHAGGAARYADRAFGIPYVSFLVGFLMMASGITTAAALANAFAGDYLTVLLDVPAAPAAVVFIILLTLINLRGVRESLTANLVASIIEVTGLVIVIVVAAIVLASGNGDPSRLLEFAPDVPPFQGAFAASIVAFFSFLGFEAAANMAEEVRNPSKAYPRALFGAICTAGVVYLLIALGAVIVMPPGDLAESTGPLLEVVAASEVGIPPGLFSLIALVAIANGALLFMVMASRVGYGLAEAELLPRAFARVLPGRRTPWVSIVVVAALTIVLTLTGNVSSLAETTVLLLLLVFLSANVSVLVLKKDKVDHDHFTAPRFVPILAIIASVALLTQQTGTIWLGAAAYIVVGSLLFLAARAGRKREQRLSAS
- a CDS encoding MerR family transcriptional regulator, whose protein sequence is MPPRQVKIDDAASFVGTTPGVIRDYHEIGLLPEPERDSDDRCRYGYEDMIRLLWIQKMADAGIALDDIRDVFADTALAGAASGRDDTVVQRMRTPDGRMGLLSDFVTGRLKGLPEGSLRQADLDNLLVMERIFGPLGAAVNAGRYIAFATHPGLREESDRVDAAEEALDDTVAVDDPRVAQVAARRHAFELVLQAVIEDSGLAQSDEALFDSWEALRPATADEGEDEVGQGAGRGEKRVSLIEAIGMMPYDFSPARLRCMELVQELAAHESPAS
- a CDS encoding TetR family transcriptional regulator; the protein is MAGVAKFDRTAVLLSAAREFADRGYEGTSITQLVTATGLLRGSLYGSFGSKSELFRLALHEAVSEDSDRDLVLDLVTVALRERAAHDPDVAQLVRDRLAALDGTGMPASEQIYRRLTTRAGIQPSEL
- a CDS encoding TetR/AcrR family transcriptional regulator C-terminal domain-containing protein codes for the protein MASPKEQPTSTGPRKVRLSRELVLKTALELVDANGLEALSMRRLGQELGCDPMSLYRYAANRAALLDGVTEAVMNELSLSADDPDWQVQLRRIAHDLRLLALRHPNTVPLLVTRPLSTPLGLRPLGTLRPLEQILGLLIEADFEPTDALHVYRAFYGFVYGHILNDFQELVVDADENEATLRLGLHHLPVKEFPHLRALGPVLAEYDGAAELDQGLTILLSGLAEQLKVSGSDAVPAASQL